One stretch of Streptomyces sp. NBC_00443 DNA includes these proteins:
- the glpX gene encoding class II fructose-bisphosphatase codes for MTENHHHLPSELEVPSEAPDRNLALELVRVTEAAAMAAGRWVGRGDKNGADGAAVRAMRTLVHTVSMNGVVVIGEGEKDEAPMLFNGERVGDGTGAEVDIAVDPIDGTTLTAKGMPNAISVLAAADRGSMFDPSAVFYMDKLVTGPEAADFVDIDAPVAVNIRRVAKAKRSTPEDVTVVILDRPRHEGIIKEIRDAGARIKLISDGDVAGSIYALREGTGVDMLLGVGGTPEGIISACAVKCLGGTIQGKLWPKDDEERQRAIDAGHDLDRVLMTDDLVAGDNVFFVATGITDGELLRGVRYRSENATTDSIVMRSKSGTVRRIDSEHRLSKLRAYSAIDFDRAK; via the coding sequence ATGACCGAGAATCATCATCATCTGCCGTCCGAGCTCGAAGTACCCAGCGAAGCCCCCGACCGCAACCTCGCCCTGGAACTGGTCCGTGTGACCGAGGCAGCGGCGATGGCCGCGGGCCGCTGGGTCGGGCGGGGCGACAAGAACGGCGCCGACGGCGCCGCGGTGCGCGCCATGCGGACCCTCGTCCACACCGTGTCGATGAACGGCGTCGTCGTCATCGGTGAGGGCGAGAAGGACGAAGCCCCGATGCTCTTCAACGGGGAGCGGGTCGGCGACGGCACCGGGGCCGAGGTCGACATCGCCGTCGACCCGATCGACGGGACCACGCTGACCGCGAAGGGCATGCCCAACGCGATCTCCGTGCTCGCCGCGGCGGACCGAGGGTCCATGTTCGACCCGTCCGCCGTCTTCTACATGGACAAGCTGGTCACCGGCCCCGAGGCCGCCGACTTCGTCGACATCGACGCGCCCGTGGCCGTGAACATCCGGCGGGTCGCGAAGGCGAAGCGGTCCACGCCGGAGGACGTCACCGTCGTCATCCTGGACCGGCCCCGGCACGAGGGCATCATCAAGGAGATCCGGGATGCCGGTGCGCGCATCAAGCTGATCTCCGACGGCGATGTCGCCGGGTCGATCTACGCGCTGCGTGAGGGCACCGGCGTCGACATGCTGCTCGGCGTCGGCGGTACGCCGGAGGGGATCATCTCGGCCTGTGCCGTGAAGTGTCTCGGCGGGACCATCCAGGGCAAGCTGTGGCCGAAGGACGACGAGGAGCGGCAGCGGGCCATAGACGCCGGGCACGACCTCGACCGGGTGCTGATGACCGATGACCTGGTCGCCGGGGACAACGTGTTCTTCGTCGCCACCGGGATCACCGACGGTGAGCTGCTGCGGGGTGTGCGGTACCGGTCGGAGAACGCGACGACCGACTCGATCGTGATGCGGTCGAAGTCGGGGACGGTGCGGCGGATCGATTCCGAGCACCGGCTCAGCAAGCTGCGCGCGTACAGCGCGATTGATTTCGACCGCGCGAAGTAG
- a CDS encoding WhiB family transcriptional regulator, producing the protein MLQPPHSSLQVAAVPAQRVPARDRDQDAPWHTEAVCRRDEAGLFFAPSKEPTAARLSREEAAKRVCARCPVMVECREHALLQPEPYGVWGGLTAAERRVVLARRRRREMELKKSARTTDRIAQAG; encoded by the coding sequence GTGCTGCAACCGCCGCATTCGTCCCTGCAGGTAGCTGCCGTTCCGGCCCAGCGGGTGCCAGCGCGAGACAGGGATCAAGACGCCCCATGGCATACGGAGGCCGTGTGCCGGCGTGACGAGGCCGGCCTCTTCTTCGCCCCCTCCAAGGAGCCCACCGCGGCCCGCCTCTCCCGTGAAGAGGCCGCCAAGCGGGTCTGCGCCCGCTGTCCGGTCATGGTCGAGTGCCGCGAACACGCCCTGCTCCAGCCCGAGCCGTACGGCGTCTGGGGCGGCCTCACGGCAGCCGAACGCCGAGTGGTGCTGGCCAGGCGCCGCCGCCGCGAAATGGAACTGAAGAAGTCGGCGAGGACGACCGATCGCATAGCGCAGGCAGGCTGA
- a CDS encoding DUF1707 SHOCT-like domain-containing protein has translation MDLQKQTAPAAAAELRASDADRDRIADILRDALAEGRLTADEHAERVEGVLAAKTVGELDVFIRDLPAAHQRRAPHVPAPGRPAPGAIPAEPDDNVVAVFSSAVRKGRWRPGRRIHAYAIFGSVEIDLSEALFEYQQVMIRAISVFGNVEVRVPENVSLRGTGGGVLGNFEVDHLDAEDPYAPVVHVDGWSVLGNIEGRPKRGKLVADILDRVQRKVDKGLRKHLDH, from the coding sequence GTGGACCTTCAGAAGCAGACCGCACCCGCTGCCGCCGCCGAGCTCCGTGCCTCCGACGCGGACCGCGACCGGATCGCCGACATCCTGCGCGACGCCCTGGCCGAGGGCCGCCTCACCGCCGACGAGCACGCCGAGCGCGTCGAGGGCGTGCTGGCCGCCAAGACGGTCGGCGAACTGGACGTCTTCATACGGGACCTGCCCGCCGCCCACCAGCGCCGCGCACCCCATGTGCCCGCCCCTGGCCGCCCCGCCCCGGGCGCCATACCGGCCGAGCCCGACGACAACGTGGTCGCGGTGTTCAGCAGCGCCGTCCGTAAGGGCCGTTGGCGCCCCGGCCGCCGTATCCATGCGTACGCGATCTTCGGCAGCGTGGAGATAGACCTCAGCGAGGCCCTCTTCGAGTACCAGCAGGTGATGATCCGGGCGATCTCGGTCTTCGGCAACGTCGAGGTCCGCGTCCCGGAGAACGTCTCGCTGCGCGGCACCGGCGGCGGTGTCCTCGGCAACTTCGAGGTGGATCATCTCGACGCGGAGGACCCGTATGCGCCGGTCGTCCATGTCGACGGCTGGTCCGTGCTCGGCAACATCGAGGGAAGGCCGAAGCGGGGCAAGCTCGTCGCGGACATACTCGACCGCGTCCAGCGCAAGGTCGACAAGGGTTTGCGCAAGCACCTGGATCATTGA
- a CDS encoding fumarate hydratase codes for MPEFAYTDLLPMGEDTTPYRLVTSEGVSTFEADGRTFLKVEPGALRKLAEEAIHDIQHYLRPAHLAQLRRIIDDPEASSNDKFVALDLLKNANIAAAGVLPMCQDTGTAIVMGKRGQNVLTEGGDEEALSRGIYDAYLNLNLRYSQMAPLTMWEEKNTGSNLPAQIELYATDGGAYKFLFMAKGGGSANKSFLYQETKAVLNEASMMKFLEEKIRSLGTAACPPYHLAIVVGGTSAEYALKTAKYASAHYLDEVPAEGSPLGHGFRDKELEEKVFELTQKIGIGAQFGGKYFCHDVRVVRLPRHGASCPVAIAVSCSADRQAVAKITAEGVFLEQLETDPARFLPETTDDHLDESSDVVKIDLNQPMDEILAELTRYPVKTRLSLTGPLVVARDIAHAKIKERLDAGEEMPQYLKDHPVYYAGPAKTPEGYASGSFGPTTAGRMDSYVEQFQAAGGSKVMLAKGNRSKQVTDACGTHGGFYLGSIGGPAARLAQDCIKKVEVVEYEELGMEAVWKIEVEDFPAFIVVDDKGNDFFQDPAPAPTFTSIPVRGPGLA; via the coding sequence ATGCCTGAGTTCGCGTACACCGATCTGCTCCCCATGGGAGAGGACACCACCCCGTACCGGCTGGTGACCTCCGAGGGTGTCTCCACCTTCGAGGCCGACGGGCGCACGTTCCTCAAGGTGGAGCCCGGGGCGCTGCGCAAGCTGGCCGAGGAGGCCATCCACGACATCCAGCACTACCTGCGGCCCGCGCACCTGGCGCAGCTGCGGCGGATCATCGACGACCCCGAGGCGTCAAGCAACGACAAGTTCGTGGCGCTGGACCTGCTGAAGAACGCCAACATCGCGGCCGCCGGCGTGCTGCCCATGTGCCAGGACACCGGCACCGCCATCGTGATGGGCAAACGCGGGCAGAACGTGCTCACCGAGGGCGGCGACGAGGAGGCCCTCAGCCGGGGCATCTACGACGCGTACCTGAACCTCAACCTGCGGTACTCGCAGATGGCTCCGCTCACCATGTGGGAGGAGAAGAACACCGGGTCGAACCTGCCCGCGCAGATCGAGCTGTACGCCACCGACGGCGGCGCCTACAAGTTCCTCTTCATGGCGAAGGGCGGCGGCTCCGCCAACAAGTCCTTCCTCTACCAGGAGACGAAGGCCGTCCTGAACGAGGCCTCCATGATGAAGTTCCTGGAAGAGAAGATCCGCTCGCTCGGCACGGCCGCCTGCCCGCCGTACCACCTGGCGATCGTCGTCGGCGGTACGTCCGCCGAGTACGCGCTGAAGACCGCCAAGTACGCCTCCGCGCACTACCTGGACGAGGTTCCGGCCGAGGGCTCGCCGCTCGGGCACGGGTTCCGGGACAAGGAGCTGGAGGAGAAGGTCTTCGAGCTGACGCAGAAGATCGGGATCGGCGCGCAGTTCGGCGGCAAGTACTTCTGCCATGACGTCCGGGTGGTGCGGCTGCCTCGGCACGGTGCCTCGTGCCCCGTCGCCATCGCCGTGTCCTGCTCGGCCGACCGGCAGGCCGTCGCGAAGATCACCGCCGAGGGTGTCTTCCTGGAGCAGCTGGAGACCGACCCGGCGCGGTTCCTGCCGGAGACGACGGACGACCACCTCGACGAGTCCTCGGACGTGGTGAAGATCGACCTGAACCAGCCGATGGACGAGATCCTCGCCGAACTGACCAGGTACCCGGTCAAGACCCGGCTCTCGCTCACCGGCCCGCTGGTCGTGGCCCGCGACATCGCGCACGCCAAGATCAAGGAGCGGCTGGACGCGGGCGAGGAGATGCCGCAGTACCTCAAGGACCACCCGGTGTACTACGCCGGCCCGGCCAAGACGCCTGAGGGCTATGCGTCGGGTTCCTTCGGTCCCACGACCGCCGGGCGCATGGACTCCTACGTCGAGCAGTTCCAGGCGGCCGGCGGCTCGAAGGTGATGCTCGCGAAGGGCAACCGGAGCAAGCAGGTCACGGACGCGTGCGGCACGCACGGCGGCTTCTACCTCGGCTCCATCGGCGGCCCCGCCGCCCGCCTCGCCCAGGACTGCATCAAGAAGGTCGAGGTCGTCGAGTACGAGGAGCTCGGCATGGAGGCCGTCTGGAAGATCGAGGTCGAGGACTTCCCGGCGTTCATCGTCGTCGACGACAAGGGCAACGACTTCTTCCAGGACCCGGCGCCCGCGCCGACGTTCACGTCTATCCCGGTGCGGGGGCCGGGGCTGGCGTAG
- the fomD gene encoding cytidylyl-2-hydroxypropylphosphonate hydrolase, producing MEDGGAVTTEVEAGGSTRFWTPGTQILWRYRENAGRRFHIARPVTVVRDDAEILAVWLAPGTECVKPVLADGTAVHLEPLETRYTKPRAVQRDRWFGTGVLKLARPGEPWSVWLFWEPGWLFKNWYVNLEEPLARWAGGVDSEDHFLDISVHPDRSWHWRDEDEFAQAQRDGLVDGRLAARVREAGRGAVEVIRAWGPPFSDDWQHWRPDPAWAVPSLPEDWDRTPAHMSS from the coding sequence ATGGAAGACGGTGGAGCGGTGACGACGGAAGTGGAAGCAGGTGGGTCGACCCGCTTCTGGACGCCCGGGACGCAGATCCTGTGGCGGTACCGGGAGAACGCGGGCCGGCGCTTCCACATCGCGCGTCCCGTCACCGTCGTACGGGACGACGCCGAGATCCTTGCCGTATGGCTGGCTCCGGGCACCGAGTGCGTGAAGCCCGTGCTCGCCGACGGGACGGCCGTGCACCTGGAGCCCCTGGAGACGCGGTACACCAAGCCGCGAGCCGTCCAGCGCGACCGGTGGTTCGGCACCGGTGTGCTGAAGCTCGCACGGCCCGGTGAGCCGTGGTCGGTGTGGCTGTTCTGGGAGCCGGGATGGCTGTTCAAGAACTGGTACGTGAATCTTGAGGAGCCGCTGGCCCGCTGGGCGGGCGGGGTGGACTCCGAGGACCACTTCCTCGACATCTCCGTGCACCCGGACCGCAGTTGGCACTGGCGGGACGAGGACGAGTTCGCGCAGGCCCAGCGGGACGGGCTGGTGGACGGCCGGCTCGCCGCGCGGGTGCGGGAAGCGGGGCGCGGCGCGGTCGAGGTGATCCGCGCCTGGGGGCCGCCGTTCTCGGACGACTGGCAGCACTGGCGCCCGGATCCCGCCTGGGCTGTACCTTCTTTGCCTGAGGACTGGGATCGCACGCCCGCGCACATGTCCTCATGA
- a CDS encoding ATP-binding SpoIIE family protein phosphatase → MAGNGPEHSQPSVAAEPDTHRPRPVPEAIPPQPGAEQPQSSAERRTGQGLVPGRPTPMRRDGDRLRFVGAATRRIARGIDLDEIVMGLCRATVPTFSDAILVYLRDPLPVGDERPTGPVVLRLRRTDRIPEERDTEGSFLPSGAQQPEPTELSELSALTAELCEVRPGGALAEVLRGVRPVFADAPAARAALPELLGDDGELIIPDGQRAILAPLRGRRRVIGAAVFLRRPERLAFEPDDLLVAAQLATHSALGIDKAVLYGREAYIADELQRTMLPETLPRPTGVRLASRYLPAAETARVGGDWYDAIPLPGSRVALVVGDVMGHSMTSAAIMGQLRTTAQTLAGLDLPPQEVLHHLDEQAQRLGTDRMATCLYAVYDPVSHRITIANAGHPPPVLLHLGGRAEVLRVPAGAPIGVGGVDFEAVELDAPAGATLLLYTDGLVESRLRDVWTGIEQLREKLAATAQLTGPDHPPPLEALCDEVLDMLGPGDRDDDIALLAARFDGIAPSDVAYWFLEPEDAAPGRARRLARRALARWGMEELTDSVELLVSEVVTNAVRYATRPVTLRLLRTDVLRCEVGDDVPQLPRLRQARATDEGGRGLYLVNRLARRWGATRLSTGKVVWFELNRG, encoded by the coding sequence ATCGCCGGCAACGGCCCCGAGCACTCGCAGCCCTCCGTCGCCGCCGAGCCCGACACGCACCGGCCGCGGCCCGTTCCGGAGGCCATACCGCCGCAGCCCGGCGCCGAGCAGCCGCAGTCGTCCGCCGAGCGGCGCACCGGGCAGGGCCTGGTGCCCGGCCGGCCCACGCCCATGCGGCGGGACGGCGACCGCCTGCGCTTCGTGGGCGCCGCGACCCGGCGGATCGCCCGCGGCATCGACCTGGACGAGATCGTGATGGGGCTGTGCCGGGCGACCGTGCCGACCTTCTCCGACGCGATCCTCGTCTATCTGCGCGACCCGCTGCCGGTCGGCGACGAGCGGCCCACCGGGCCCGTCGTGCTGCGGTTGCGCCGCACCGACCGGATCCCGGAGGAGCGGGACACCGAAGGCAGCTTCCTGCCCTCGGGGGCACAGCAGCCGGAGCCGACCGAGCTGTCGGAACTGTCCGCCCTCACCGCCGAACTGTGCGAGGTGCGGCCCGGCGGCGCGCTCGCCGAGGTGCTGCGCGGCGTACGTCCCGTCTTCGCCGACGCGCCCGCCGCCCGCGCCGCCCTGCCCGAACTGCTCGGGGACGACGGCGAGTTGATCATCCCCGACGGTCAGCGCGCGATCCTCGCCCCGCTGCGCGGCCGGCGCCGTGTCATCGGCGCCGCGGTGTTCCTGCGCCGCCCGGAGCGCCTCGCCTTCGAGCCCGACGACCTCCTCGTCGCGGCCCAGCTCGCCACGCACAGCGCGCTCGGCATCGACAAGGCGGTGCTGTACGGCCGTGAGGCGTACATCGCCGACGAGCTCCAGCGCACCATGCTGCCCGAGACGCTCCCCCGCCCGACCGGCGTACGGCTGGCGTCCCGCTACCTCCCGGCGGCCGAAACGGCCCGGGTGGGCGGCGACTGGTACGACGCGATCCCGCTGCCCGGCAGCCGCGTCGCCCTCGTGGTCGGTGACGTCATGGGCCACTCCATGACCTCGGCCGCGATCATGGGCCAGCTGCGGACCACGGCCCAGACCCTCGCCGGCCTCGACCTGCCCCCGCAGGAGGTCCTGCACCACCTCGACGAGCAGGCCCAGCGCCTGGGCACCGACCGCATGGCGACCTGCCTGTACGCCGTCTACGACCCGGTATCGCACCGCATCACCATCGCCAACGCGGGCCATCCGCCGCCCGTTCTGCTGCACCTGGGCGGCCGCGCGGAGGTACTGCGGGTGCCGGCGGGCGCCCCGATCGGCGTCGGCGGTGTCGACTTCGAGGCCGTGGAACTGGACGCACCGGCCGGAGCGACCCTGCTCCTGTACACCGACGGCCTGGTCGAGTCCCGCCTTCGTGACGTGTGGACCGGCATAGAGCAGCTGCGCGAGAAGCTCGCCGCGACCGCGCAGCTCACCGGGCCCGACCATCCGCCGCCCCTCGAAGCCCTGTGCGACGAGGTCCTCGACATGCTCGGGCCCGGCGACCGCGACGACGACATCGCGCTGCTCGCCGCCCGCTTCGACGGGATCGCACCCAGCGACGTGGCGTACTGGTTCCTGGAGCCGGAGGACGCCGCCCCGGGGCGCGCCCGGCGCCTGGCCCGCCGCGCCCTGGCCCGCTGGGGCATGGAGGAACTCACCGACTCGGTCGAGCTGTTGGTGAGCGAGGTCGTGACCAACGCGGTGCGGTATGCCACGCGGCCGGTGACGTTGCGCCTGCTGCGGACCGATGTGCTGCGGTGCGAGGTCGGGGACGACGTGCCGCAGTTGCCGCGGCTGCGCCAGGCTCGGGCCACGGACGAAGGCGGGCGGGGGTTGTATCTCGTGAACCGGCTGGCTCGGCGGTGGGGGGCGACACGGTTGAGCACCGGCAAGGTCGTCTGGTTCGAATTGAATCGCGGCTGA
- a CDS encoding transglycosylase domain-containing protein codes for MGRAEDRRARQHSGRRAAPRRPSGTPSAPVGGEPATVVGPPAAQGGRAAARLAAKAAGKGGGKGRIRRLFTWKKILGTFLGVCLLGIGAFIALYLAVDIPKDNAAAQAAQRQSNVYKYSDGSTLARDGEVNREIVDLAKVPKKVQRAFVAAENKSFYKDNGIDLKGTARGLLNTVMGKGAQGGSTITQQYVKNYYLSQEQTVSRKLKEMVISLKVDRELSKDEILAGYINTSYYGRGAYGIQAAAQAYYRVDADKLTVQQGAYLAALLQAPSQYDWSAASETGKKLVTARWNYVLDNMVEEGWLEQSERQGLTFDKPKEPKPTAGREGQKGYLIDLANQQLVSRLMKQEGITRSQAEAEVVDQGWTITLNIDKKKQTELEKAAKAQLTSKLDAKKRKVDGNVQAGAVSVDPKTGKVVALYGGVDYFKHYTNNATRTDYQPASTFKPVILAAALEESAETQDGNPITANTVYDGTSKRPVVEDGSKVGFAPENEDDQDYGDITVQTAMNKSVNSVFAQLGVDVGMENVMDVAGKLGMDTTNEKAVPAQTLGTMGASPLQMAGVYATLDNHGKKVTPSILKSAEHNSRAVEFPDPIGEQVISPQAADTVTSVLTGVVDDGTARTAVANNSKRDGQKVAGKTGTSDDNKSAWFTGYTPDLVTSVGLFGEDAKTHAQTKMYGAGGEPRVNGGGFPAQVWAAYMFGVTDPDARFDLDTDQGAAVQPTWTPTPTEEPTTEEPTDEPTTQKPTDEPTTEEPTDEPTTQEPTDEPTTEEPTTTPTDEPTGDITLDPARPGNEQ; via the coding sequence ATGGGACGAGCGGAAGACAGACGAGCGCGTCAGCACAGCGGGCGCCGCGCCGCGCCCCGGCGCCCGTCCGGGACGCCGTCGGCCCCTGTGGGAGGCGAACCGGCCACCGTGGTGGGCCCGCCGGCCGCGCAGGGTGGCCGGGCCGCGGCCCGCCTGGCGGCGAAGGCCGCGGGCAAGGGCGGTGGCAAGGGCCGAATACGCCGGCTCTTCACCTGGAAGAAGATCCTCGGCACGTTCCTCGGCGTGTGCCTGCTCGGCATCGGCGCCTTCATCGCGCTCTATCTGGCCGTCGACATCCCGAAGGACAACGCGGCCGCCCAGGCCGCCCAGCGCCAGAGCAACGTCTACAAGTACAGCGACGGCAGCACCCTGGCCCGCGACGGCGAGGTCAACCGCGAGATCGTGGACCTGGCCAAGGTGCCGAAGAAGGTCCAGCGCGCCTTCGTAGCGGCGGAGAACAAGTCCTTCTACAAGGACAACGGCATCGACCTCAAGGGCACGGCCCGCGGTCTGCTGAACACCGTGATGGGCAAGGGCGCGCAGGGTGGTTCGACGATCACCCAGCAGTACGTCAAGAACTACTACCTCAGCCAGGAACAGACGGTCAGTCGCAAGCTCAAGGAGATGGTCATCTCCCTGAAAGTCGACCGCGAGCTGTCCAAGGACGAGATCCTCGCCGGCTACATCAACACCAGCTACTACGGCCGCGGCGCCTACGGCATCCAGGCCGCCGCCCAGGCCTACTACCGCGTCGACGCCGACAAGCTCACCGTCCAACAGGGCGCGTACCTGGCCGCGTTGCTCCAGGCGCCGAGCCAGTACGACTGGTCGGCCGCGTCCGAGACCGGCAAGAAGCTGGTCACGGCCCGCTGGAACTACGTCCTGGACAACATGGTCGAGGAGGGCTGGCTCGAGCAGTCCGAGCGGCAGGGCCTGACGTTCGACAAGCCGAAGGAGCCGAAGCCCACCGCCGGCCGTGAGGGCCAGAAGGGCTATCTGATCGATCTCGCCAACCAGCAGTTGGTGAGCCGGCTGATGAAGCAGGAGGGCATCACCCGCTCCCAGGCCGAGGCCGAGGTTGTCGACCAGGGCTGGACCATCACCCTGAACATCGACAAGAAGAAGCAGACTGAGCTGGAGAAGGCGGCCAAGGCGCAGCTGACGAGCAAGCTGGACGCGAAGAAGCGCAAGGTCGACGGGAACGTGCAGGCCGGCGCGGTCTCCGTCGACCCCAAGACGGGGAAGGTCGTCGCCCTGTACGGCGGCGTCGACTACTTCAAGCACTACACCAACAACGCGACCCGCACCGACTACCAGCCCGCCTCCACCTTCAAGCCGGTGATCCTGGCGGCCGCCCTGGAAGAGAGCGCCGAGACCCAGGACGGCAACCCGATCACCGCGAACACGGTCTACGACGGCACCAGCAAGCGGCCGGTCGTGGAGGACGGCAGCAAGGTCGGCTTCGCGCCCGAGAACGAGGACGACCAGGACTACGGCGACATCACCGTCCAGACGGCGATGAACAAGTCCGTCAACTCCGTCTTCGCGCAGCTGGGCGTCGACGTCGGCATGGAGAACGTCATGGACGTGGCCGGCAAGCTCGGCATGGACACCACCAACGAGAAGGCCGTGCCCGCCCAGACCCTGGGCACCATGGGCGCGAGCCCGCTGCAGATGGCCGGGGTCTACGCCACCCTCGACAACCACGGCAAGAAGGTCACGCCGAGCATCCTCAAGTCGGCCGAGCACAACAGCCGTGCGGTCGAGTTCCCGGACCCGATCGGCGAGCAGGTCATCAGCCCGCAGGCCGCCGACACGGTGACCTCGGTGCTGACGGGCGTGGTCGACGACGGCACGGCGCGCACGGCCGTGGCGAACAACTCCAAGCGCGACGGCCAGAAGGTCGCCGGCAAGACGGGTACGTCCGACGACAACAAGTCGGCCTGGTTCACCGGTTACACGCCCGACCTGGTCACCTCGGTGGGCCTGTTCGGCGAGGACGCCAAGACCCACGCCCAGACCAAGATGTACGGCGCGGGCGGCGAGCCGCGTGTCAACGGCGGTGGTTTCCCGGCGCAGGTCTGGGCGGCGTACATGTTCGGCGTCACGGACCCGGACGCCAGGTTCGACCTCGACACCGACCAGGGCGCAGCCGTCCAGCCGACCTGGACCCCGACGCCGACCGAGGAGCCGACGACCGAGGAACCGACGGACGAGCCGACGACTCAGAAGCCGACGGACGAGCCGACGACCGAGGAGCCGACGGACGAGCCGACGACTCAGGAGCCGACGGACGAGCCGACGACCGAAGAGCCGACGACGACCCCGACGGACGAGCCGACGGGCGACATCACCCTGGACCCGGCCAGACCCGGAAACGAACAGTAG
- a CDS encoding SPFH domain-containing protein, producing the protein MPTDTTSVTADVPEMPAPRVREFTAHSIGGGLALLLGLVGLLAGAGLIVSTAAVSGGGAKAALIIAGILVAIAAVLAMCGLNMVAPGEARVVQLFGRYRGTIREDGLRWVNPFTSRTKISTRVRNHETAVLKVNDAYGNPIELAAVVVWRVEDTAQATFEVDDFLEFVSTQTEAAVRHIAIEYPYDAHDEGGLSLRGNAEEITEKLAAELHARVEAAGVQIIESRFTHLAYAPEIASAMLQRQQAGAVVAARRQIVDGAVGMVEAALARISERDIVELDDERKAAMVSNLMVVLCGDRSPQPVLNTGTLYQ; encoded by the coding sequence ATGCCTACCGACACCACATCCGTCACCGCCGACGTACCCGAGATGCCCGCCCCACGCGTGCGCGAGTTCACAGCGCACAGCATCGGCGGCGGGCTCGCCCTGCTGCTGGGTCTGGTCGGGCTGCTGGCCGGCGCGGGCTTGATCGTCAGCACCGCGGCGGTCTCCGGAGGCGGCGCCAAGGCGGCGCTGATCATCGCCGGGATCCTGGTCGCGATCGCCGCGGTCCTCGCGATGTGCGGGCTCAACATGGTCGCGCCGGGCGAGGCGCGGGTCGTCCAGCTCTTCGGGCGTTACCGCGGGACGATCCGGGAGGACGGGCTGCGCTGGGTGAACCCCTTCACCTCCCGTACGAAGATCTCGACCCGGGTCCGCAACCACGAGACCGCCGTCCTCAAGGTCAACGACGCCTACGGCAACCCGATCGAGCTCGCCGCGGTAGTGGTGTGGAGGGTCGAGGACACCGCGCAGGCCACCTTCGAGGTCGACGACTTCCTGGAGTTCGTCTCCACCCAGACCGAGGCGGCGGTGCGGCACATCGCCATCGAGTACCCGTACGACGCCCATGACGAGGGCGGCCTCTCACTGCGCGGCAACGCCGAGGAAATCACCGAGAAGCTCGCCGCCGAACTGCACGCGCGCGTGGAGGCGGCCGGGGTGCAGATCATCGAGTCGCGCTTCACGCATCTCGCGTACGCTCCCGAGATCGCCTCCGCGATGCTCCAGCGGCAGCAGGCCGGGGCGGTCGTCGCGGCGCGGCGGCAGATCGTCGACGGGGCGGTCGGCATGGTCGAGGCGGCGCTCGCGCGGATCTCCGAGCGGGACATCGTGGAGCTGGACGACGAGCGGAAGGCGGCGATGGTGTCGAACCTGATGGTGGTGCTGTGCGGTGACAGGTCCCCGCAGCCGGTCCTCAACACCGGAACGCTCTACCAGTGA
- a CDS encoding PadR family transcriptional regulator yields MSIGHTLLGLLESGPRHGYDLKRAFDEKFGHDRPLHYGQVYSTMSRLLKNGLVEVDGIEPGGGPERKRYAITDAGITDVQQWLATPEKPEPYLQSTLYTKVVLALLTQRDAADILDTQRAEHLRMMRILTDRKRKGDLADQLICDHALFHLEADLRWLELTAARLDKLAEVVTK; encoded by the coding sequence ATGTCCATCGGTCACACCCTCCTGGGGCTCCTGGAGTCCGGCCCGCGTCACGGCTACGACCTGAAGCGGGCCTTCGACGAGAAGTTCGGTCACGACCGGCCGCTGCACTACGGCCAGGTCTACTCGACGATGTCCCGGCTGCTGAAGAACGGGCTCGTCGAGGTCGACGGGATCGAGCCCGGCGGCGGGCCCGAGCGCAAGCGGTACGCCATCACCGACGCCGGGATCACCGACGTGCAGCAGTGGCTCGCGACGCCCGAGAAGCCGGAGCCGTACCTCCAGTCGACCCTCTACACCAAGGTCGTCCTCGCCCTGCTCACCCAGCGCGACGCGGCCGACATCCTCGACACCCAGCGCGCCGAGCACCTGCGGATGATGCGGATCCTCACCGACCGCAAGCGGAAGGGGGACCTCGCCGATCAGCTGATCTGCGACCACGCCCTGTTCCACCTCGAGGCCGACCTGCGCTGGCTGGAACTCACCGCCGCGCGTCTCGACAAGCTGGCCGAGGTGGTGACCAAGTGA